The stretch of DNA GTAAATGTGACGCCCACTGGATGTACTGTACGTAGAACAGAATGAAATAATTTTCTTTAGCGAAACGGATTTAGTTTATCGTGCCAGGCCATGAAAAAGCATGGTCTGTGGCTGTGTATTTATTTAGGTGgacaaaaatatttagaCGCAATTTATACGACCTCAGCCTCCATGTCGTCCACTTCTGCTTCTTGGACCTCTTTTATCAAGAGTTTGGCATCCTACAACGGAGACTTGTCGTCGCTGACTGCGCCGCCATTTATCCTTTCGCCTACGTCCTTGGTGGAGTATTCCCAGTACTGGTCCGAACATGTtgatctgtttctggcccCTAACTTCATCCAACAGGAACCCAATGACATTGACTCTGTTGAGCTCAAGCACATGGTTGCCGTTCTCCGCTGGTTCATCTCCACCCTGAAAAGCCAGTACTGTTCTCGAGCTGAGACGCTTGGTGGCGAGAAGAAACCTCTGAACCCATTCTTAGGCGAATTGTTTGTTGGCAAGTGGACTGATGAGTCGCCCTCCAAAAAGTTCGGAGAAACACTGCTGGTGAGCGAACAGGTCAGCCACCACCCCCCTATCACTGCCTACGCAATCCAAAATAAAACTAATAAGACCACCCTCCAGGGCTACAACGGAGTTAGAGCTTCCATGTCTGCAACCGCATTGAACGTGAGACAATACGGCCATGCATTGCTAAGCTATGAGAATCTCAACGAGAAGTACCTAATTACCCTACCACCTCTCCACATCGAAGGTATATTGATGGCCGCTCCGTTCGTTGAACTAGAACAGAAGTCTTACATCCAGTCATCGGCAGGATACGTTGCGGTCATCGAATACTCCGGCAAGGGCTATTTTTCTGGTAAGAGCAACAGTTTCAAAGCCAGAATCTACAAGAACATTAGCGAGGCTGAGGACAAGACGAAGGCTCTATACACCGTCAGCGGCCAGTGGTCGGGCGTCTCGTCCATATCAAGAGGTAACACCGTTGCTTCCGATGCACAAGTGTTCTTCGATGCCAAGAACTCCAAACCTCAACATCTGACGGTCAAGCCTATTGAAGAGCAAAGTCCGCTGGAAAGCAGAAGAGCCTGGCAGAAAGTTGCCGAGGCGATCAGGGCTAATAATTACAATTTGATCCacgaagaaaaaacaaagatcGAAAATGAACAACGCGAGCTGCGCAAGAAAGAAGCTGCTGATGATACTCCTTGGAAACAGAAATTctttgaggaaattgatTATACAACTCTGACggaagaagatgacgaaACGGGATATGTCAAGCTTGCCAACATGGCAAActtgtcgctgaaaaacgtTCCCTCCGGTACCAGAAAGGGCTCGTCTAAAGACAATGAAACCGAAGCAGGGTCTCACTGGAGATTCTGTCCCGAAAGATTAGATACCACAGATATCGTTTTCTAATTATACTGGAGTGTGCTCTCCTGCGAGCTCCGTAGTCGAGCTGTTGCTCGAGTCACTGAACGCTTCATTCCGGATAGCTTGAATCCATGGATCTTGTAGAAGCTCCACCGCAGTAAGACGCTTTGTTGGATCAATATCCAGACACTTCGCCAGGAAGTGCTGTCCTTGAATGCTTAATTGGTCGTTGGTTGGGAATTGAGGAAGATGTCCTGCAGCAATATGATACATCACGGCAAATTCATTGTCCAGATTAGCCCATGGTCGTCTTCCAGTAGCCATTTCCAATAAACAGCATCCCAATGACCAGATATCAATGGCACCAAACTTGCCAATCGTTTCGCCCCTGATTGTTTCCGGCGACATGTACATCGGCGTACCAGTCAACGCCTGTGTTTTGCGGCCGGAATGGAGGATCGAATTCAAAGTGGCAGTCCCGGAACCGCTGCCGTTGCCCCCGCTGCTGGATGAGCCACCTGTTGTATTCGAGGTGTTGCCGTGAGCAGCCATTGCGATCACTTTAGCAGAACCGAAGTCAACAAATTTAATGACTCCCATGTGGTCCAGAAGTatgttttctggtttgaTGTCTCTATGCACAATACCAAACTGATGGAGGTATGCAAGACCTTCAAGCATTTGAAGTGTATAGAGTTGAATCACTGACTCGTCTTC from Ogataea parapolymorpha DL-1 chromosome VI, whole genome shotgun sequence encodes:
- a CDS encoding Protein KES1; protein product: MSSTSASWTSFIKSLASYNGDLSSLTAPPFILSPTSLVEYSQYWSEHVDLFLAPNFIQQEPNDIDSVELKHMVAVLRWFISTLKSQYCSRAETLGGEKKPLNPFLGELFVGKWTDESPSKKFGETLLVSEQVSHHPPITAYAIQNKTNKTTLQGYNGVRASMSATALNVRQYGHALLSYENLNEKYLITLPPLHIEGILMAAPFVELEQKSYIQSSAGYVAVIEYSGKGYFSGKSNSFKARIYKNISEAEDKTKALYTVSGQWSGVSSISRGNTVASDAQVFFDAKNSKPQHLTVKPIEEQSPLESRRAWQKVAEAIRANNYNLIHEEKTKIENEQRELRKKEAADDTPWKQKFFEEIDYTTLTEEDDETGYVKLANMANLSLKNVPSGTRKGSSKDNETEAGSHWRFCPERLDTTDIVF